In Candidatus Pelagibacter ubique HIMB140, a single window of DNA contains:
- a CDS encoding MmgE/PrpD family protein, which translates to MLLHTVKVFPSKIHLPKKKQLAWKIAEIASDNAKLNKEAIEMVINRIIDNASVAIASLNRKPVISSREMALKHSRKNGATLFGVNSKLKFDCEWAAWSNGTAVRELDFHDTFLAADYSHPGDNIPPLLSVAQQNKKSGLDLLRGIITAYEVQVNLVKGICLHKHKVDHIAHLGPSVAAGLGSMLKLNTETIYQAVQQALHTTISTRQSRKGEISSWKAYAPAHAGKLAIEAVDRVMRGEGAPSPIYEGEDSVIARILDGKKAKYKVPLPKKGESKKAILETYTKEYSAEYQSQALIDLAKKLKNKVSNLNQIKKIDIYTSHHTHYVIGTGANDPQKMDPNASRETLDHSIMYIFAVALEDGDWHHVKSYTKSRANRKSTIKIWNSITTYEDKKWTKKYHDPDPKKKSFGAKVVVTLNSGKKVTEELDRADAHPYGARPFKRENYINKFLTLTYGILDKKESDRFLRNVQNLKNLKAGQLDKLNIEIKKSKLKRNLKKGIF; encoded by the coding sequence TTGTTACTACATACAGTTAAAGTTTTTCCATCTAAAATTCATTTACCAAAGAAAAAACAACTTGCCTGGAAAATTGCAGAAATTGCAAGTGATAACGCTAAACTAAATAAAGAGGCAATTGAAATGGTAATTAATAGAATTATTGACAATGCTTCAGTTGCTATTGCTTCTTTAAATAGAAAGCCTGTTATTTCATCAAGAGAGATGGCTTTGAAGCATTCAAGAAAGAATGGAGCAACTCTTTTTGGAGTTAACTCAAAACTAAAATTTGATTGTGAATGGGCAGCCTGGTCAAATGGAACCGCTGTAAGAGAACTTGATTTTCATGATACTTTTTTAGCAGCAGATTACAGTCACCCTGGTGATAATATTCCCCCACTTTTAAGTGTAGCCCAACAAAATAAAAAGAGTGGTTTAGATCTATTAAGAGGAATTATAACTGCTTACGAAGTTCAGGTAAATTTAGTTAAAGGGATTTGTTTACATAAACATAAAGTAGATCACATTGCACACCTTGGTCCAAGTGTTGCTGCTGGATTGGGATCAATGTTAAAATTAAATACTGAAACAATTTACCAAGCAGTTCAGCAAGCACTACACACAACTATTTCTACAAGACAATCTAGAAAAGGAGAGATATCTAGTTGGAAAGCATATGCACCTGCACATGCTGGGAAACTAGCAATAGAAGCTGTCGATAGAGTTATGAGAGGTGAAGGCGCCCCAAGTCCAATTTATGAAGGTGAAGATAGTGTAATTGCAAGAATACTTGATGGAAAAAAAGCAAAATATAAAGTCCCATTACCTAAAAAAGGAGAAAGTAAAAAAGCTATATTAGAAACTTATACAAAAGAATATTCTGCGGAGTATCAATCTCAGGCTTTAATAGATCTTGCAAAGAAATTAAAAAACAAAGTATCAAATTTAAATCAAATCAAAAAAATAGATATTTATACAAGTCATCATACGCATTATGTAATTGGAACAGGTGCAAATGATCCACAAAAAATGGATCCAAATGCAAGTAGAGAAACATTGGATCACTCTATTATGTATATTTTTGCAGTCGCACTAGAAGATGGTGATTGGCATCATGTAAAATCTTACACAAAATCAAGAGCTAATAGAAAAAGTACTATTAAAATATGGAATTCAATAACAACCTATGAAGATAAAAAATGGACAAAAAAATATCATGATCCAGATCCAAAAAAGAAATCTTTTGGAGCAAAAGTTGTTGTTACATTGAACAGTGGGAAAAAAGTAACTGAGGAACTAGATAGAGCTGATGCTCATCCATATGGAGCAAGACCATTTAAAAGAGAAAATTATATAAATAAATTTTTAACTCTAACATATGGCATTTTAGATAAAAAAGAGAGTGATCGTTTTTTAAGAAATGTTCAAAATTTAAAAAACTTAAAAGCTGGTCAATTAGATAAACTAAATATTGAGATTAAAAAAAGTAAGTTAAAAAGAAATTTGAAAAAAGGAATTTTTTAA
- the prpB gene encoding methylisocitrate lyase: MHFVEKEPSQKRIDFEQKLKSNKILRVPGAYNPLTAKLIEEIGYDAVYVSGGVMANDLGFPDIGLTTLQDVSTRSYLISRVTNLPTIVDIDTGFKSCKETIETFEEFGLTGVHLEDQIERKRCGHLDNKELVSTENMVSKIKECVAAKKDQHFKIIARSDAKSVEGIDKMIDRCKAYIDAGAEIVFPEALHDEKDFEKVRKELSCYLLANMTEFGKSKLFNYKELENLGYNIVIYPVTTQRLAMKNVEDGLRDIYANGHQNNIIDKMQTRKRLYELVEYEKYNSLDEKIYNFSTEGHE; encoded by the coding sequence ATGCACTTTGTTGAAAAAGAACCGAGTCAAAAAAGAATAGATTTTGAACAAAAACTTAAATCAAATAAAATTCTGAGAGTTCCTGGAGCTTACAATCCTCTAACAGCGAAATTAATTGAGGAAATTGGTTATGATGCAGTTTACGTATCAGGAGGTGTTATGGCTAATGATCTTGGTTTTCCTGATATTGGTTTAACAACACTTCAAGATGTGAGTACCAGATCTTATTTAATATCTAGGGTAACAAATCTTCCAACAATAGTTGATATAGATACAGGATTTAAATCTTGTAAAGAAACTATAGAAACTTTTGAAGAGTTTGGGTTAACTGGTGTTCATTTGGAAGACCAGATTGAAAGAAAAAGATGCGGGCATCTAGATAATAAAGAACTAGTCTCAACAGAGAATATGGTTTCAAAAATAAAAGAATGTGTAGCTGCAAAAAAAGATCAACATTTTAAAATTATAGCACGCTCAGACGCAAAAAGTGTTGAGGGAATTGATAAAATGATTGATAGATGTAAAGCTTATATTGATGCTGGAGCAGAAATTGTATTTCCTGAAGCTTTACATGATGAAAAAGATTTTGAAAAAGTAAGAAAAGAACTTTCATGTTATTTGTTAGCTAATATGACAGAATTTGGTAAATCCAAGTTATTCAACTATAAGGAGTTAGAAAACCTTGGCTATAATATTGTTATATATCCAGTGACTACACAAAGACTAGCAATGAAAAACGTTGAAGATGGATTAAGAGACATTTATGCAAATGGACATCAAAATAATATAATAGATAAAATGCAGACAAGAAAAAGATTGTATGAATTAGTAGAATACGAAAAATATAATTCTTTAGATGAAAAAATTTATAATTTTAGTACAGAAGGACATGAATAA
- a CDS encoding ribonucleotide-diphosphate reductase subunit beta, with protein MSVAEKVKSEIIQPQKNNNGLLVANPVYKPFRYPWCYDAWLTQQRIHWLPEEVPLGDDVRDWQKNLSTSEKNLLTQIFRFFTQADVEVSNCYIRHYMNVFKPTEVLMMMSSFASMETVHIAAYSHLLDTIGMPESEYSAFMKYKEMKDKYDYMQGFDVKSNHDIAKTIAVFSAFTEGLQLFASFAILLNFPRHNKMKGMGQIVTWSVRDETLHCNSMIRLFKDFIKENPETWTPQLKKEIYEACRTIVEHEDAFIDLAFQMGPMEGLTAEDIKKYIRFIANRRLDQLGLEAIYDIDKNPLTWLDTMLNAVEHMNFFEGRATEYSKASTQGTWAEAFS; from the coding sequence ATGTCAGTAGCAGAAAAAGTTAAGTCAGAAATTATTCAACCACAAAAAAACAATAACGGATTGCTTGTTGCAAATCCAGTTTACAAACCTTTTAGATATCCATGGTGTTATGATGCATGGTTAACTCAACAAAGAATTCACTGGTTACCGGAAGAGGTTCCACTTGGAGATGATGTAAGAGATTGGCAAAAAAATCTTTCAACTTCAGAAAAAAATCTATTAACACAAATTTTTAGATTTTTTACGCAAGCAGATGTTGAAGTTAGCAACTGTTATATAAGACATTACATGAATGTATTTAAACCAACTGAAGTATTAATGATGATGTCTTCTTTTGCTTCAATGGAAACTGTTCACATTGCTGCTTACTCACATTTGTTAGATACAATTGGTATGCCAGAGTCTGAGTATTCAGCATTCATGAAATACAAAGAAATGAAAGATAAATACGATTACATGCAAGGTTTCGATGTTAAATCAAATCATGATATTGCAAAAACAATTGCTGTATTTAGTGCTTTCACAGAAGGTCTTCAGTTGTTTGCAAGTTTTGCAATTTTGTTAAACTTCCCAAGACATAACAAGATGAAAGGAATGGGTCAGATTGTTACTTGGTCTGTAAGAGATGAGACGTTGCATTGCAATTCGATGATCAGATTATTTAAAGATTTCATTAAAGAAAATCCTGAAACATGGACACCACAATTGAAAAAAGAAATTTATGAAGCTTGCAGAACAATTGTTGAGCATGAAGATGCTTTTATTGATTTAGCTTTTCAAATGGGTCCAATGGAAGGTTTAACTGCAGAAGATATTAAAAAATATATTCGATTTATTGCAAATAGAAGATTAGATCAATTAGGATTAGAAGCGATCTATGACATTGATAAAAATCCATTAACTTGGTTAGATACAATGTTAAATGCTGTAGAGCACATGAATTTCTTTGAAGGAAGAGCTACAGAATATTCTAAAGCGTCAACCCAAGGAACTTGGGCAGAAGCATTTAGTTAA
- a CDS encoding HAD family hydrolase: MKQKFTVLFDLDGTLVDTAPDLILAHNHVMKKFGYPTKSIVELKNAVGQGAKAMMQKSYGKWKWFDEKIQNEMTDEFLSFYGKNIYNKSTLINGVKDFLNWCKNEKISMAVCTNKTEHLAVDLLKKIGIYDYFEYVAGYNTFDYCKPDPRHLTTVIEILDGDLKKSIMIGDSETDANSAKAADIPMILLKYGYTEKRSDEIYHNHLIKDFVGIEKIISEYL; this comes from the coding sequence ATGAAACAAAAATTTACAGTATTGTTTGATTTAGATGGCACTCTAGTAGATACAGCACCAGATTTAATACTTGCTCATAATCATGTGATGAAAAAGTTTGGTTATCCAACAAAATCTATTGTTGAATTAAAAAATGCAGTTGGACAAGGGGCTAAGGCGATGATGCAAAAATCATATGGAAAATGGAAATGGTTTGATGAAAAAATTCAAAACGAAATGACTGATGAATTTTTGTCTTTCTATGGAAAAAATATTTATAATAAAAGTACTTTAATAAATGGGGTAAAAGATTTTTTAAATTGGTGTAAAAATGAAAAAATCTCTATGGCTGTTTGCACTAACAAAACTGAGCATCTTGCTGTTGATCTTTTAAAAAAAATTGGGATTTATGATTATTTTGAATATGTAGCGGGATATAACACATTTGATTATTGTAAGCCTGATCCTAGACATTTAACGACAGTGATAGAAATATTGGATGGAGATTTAAAAAAATCAATTATGATTGGAGATAGTGAAACTGATGCAAACTCTGCAAAAGCAGCAGATATTCCAATGATATTGTTAAAATATGGATATACTGAAAAAAGATCTGATGAAATCTACCATAATCACTTAATAAAAGATTTTGTTGGAATTGAAAAAATCATATCTGAATATCTTTAA
- a CDS encoding bifunctional 2-methylcitrate synthase/citrate synthase, producing the protein MSDDIKKGLLGIVVDETEVSKVMPEINSLTYRGYAAQDLCEYCRFEEVAYLILNKDLPNTIQLRQFEKEERNNRELTKNLYEIIKHMPKKSHPMDVARTAVSVMGLEDKETSNSTPEANMRKALRIFAKTPTALAAFYRIRSGKKIIKPKKNLTFAENFFYMCFGKVPQKEIVKAFDVSLILYAEHSFNVSTFTARTITSSLSDIHGAITGAIASLKGPLHGGANEEVMHMMNRIKKPENALKWINNALKNKEVVMGFGHRVYKSGDSRVPTMRNYFGKVAKLKKDKKFEKIYDIVEKVMIKKKNIHPNVDYPTGPMYHLMGFDTDFFTPIFVISRITGWSAHIMEQHAANKLIRPLAKYKGSKHRKVMELNYR; encoded by the coding sequence ATGAGTGATGATATTAAAAAAGGTTTGCTTGGAATTGTTGTAGATGAAACTGAAGTTTCAAAAGTTATGCCGGAGATTAACTCTCTGACATATAGAGGTTATGCTGCTCAAGATTTATGTGAATACTGCAGATTTGAAGAAGTTGCTTATTTAATCTTAAACAAAGATCTACCTAACACTATCCAATTAAGACAGTTTGAAAAAGAAGAGAGAAACAATAGAGAGCTTACTAAAAATTTATATGAAATTATAAAACACATGCCCAAAAAATCCCATCCAATGGATGTTGCAAGAACAGCTGTTAGTGTAATGGGATTAGAAGATAAAGAAACCTCCAACTCTACTCCAGAAGCTAATATGCGAAAAGCATTAAGAATTTTTGCAAAAACACCCACTGCTCTTGCTGCATTTTACAGAATTAGAAGTGGTAAAAAAATAATCAAACCTAAAAAAAATTTAACTTTTGCTGAAAACTTTTTCTATATGTGCTTTGGAAAAGTACCTCAAAAAGAAATTGTTAAAGCATTTGATGTTTCTCTAATATTGTACGCTGAGCACAGTTTTAATGTTTCAACTTTTACTGCTAGAACAATTACAAGTAGTTTATCTGATATTCATGGAGCAATTACAGGTGCAATTGCTAGTTTAAAAGGACCGTTACATGGTGGTGCAAATGAAGAAGTGATGCACATGATGAACAGAATAAAAAAACCAGAAAATGCATTAAAATGGATTAATAACGCTCTTAAAAATAAAGAAGTGGTTATGGGCTTTGGTCATAGAGTATATAAATCAGGAGACTCTAGAGTTCCAACTATGAGAAATTATTTTGGTAAAGTTGCAAAACTTAAAAAAGATAAAAAGTTTGAAAAAATTTACGATATTGTTGAAAAAGTTATGATCAAAAAGAAAAATATTCACCCCAATGTGGACTACCCTACTGGTCCAATGTATCATTTAATGGGATTTGATACTGATTTTTTCACGCCTATATTTGTTATTTCTAGAATCACAGGTTGGTCAGCACATATTATGGAACAACACGCTGCTAACAAACTTATTCGACCACTTGCTAAATATAAAGGTAGCAAGCATCGAAAAGTAATGGAATTAAATTACAGATAA